A single region of the Salipaludibacillus sp. LMS25 genome encodes:
- a CDS encoding flotillin family protein, protein MEGLFLVIVVVGLVFLVLLGVYFTRYQTSGPNEALIVTGSYLGKGKNISEDTEGKKMKIIRGGGAFVVPVFQQYAKFSLANYSLDVRTSGAYTEQGVPVSVDGVAIIKVGSTMEEIATAAEQYLGKKTDEFEEEVQDVLRGHLRSILGSMSVEDINNNREKFNQEVQAVASRDFNKMGLEIKSFTLQEVTDAQGYLDALGKPRIAEIKRNAAVAEAERKKEARIENARAEQEAKAQELIRDTEIANSEKEKQLKIAQYTREQDQARAEADQAYDLQTAKSKQQVTQEQMQIQIIERDKQIELEEREIIRREKQYDAEVRKKADADRYEQEQRAEATKVQQMRAAEASQYQIEAEAKANADAERYRGEAEATVTFKKGEAEASVILKKGEAEAEAKKKLAEAYKYYGEAAKLSMILDMLPAYAKEISAPLSAIDKVTVVDTGGSGKNGGPSGAGKMSSYVTDLMATLPENLKAASGIDVNELLENITGKGNVNPTDHHVSSEAPVKVDSPVENNEN, encoded by the coding sequence ATGGAAGGACTATTTTTAGTAATCGTTGTAGTTGGTCTTGTATTTCTCGTTCTGTTGGGTGTTTACTTTACACGTTATCAAACATCCGGACCGAACGAAGCGCTTATCGTGACAGGGAGTTATTTAGGAAAAGGTAAAAACATTTCGGAGGACACAGAAGGAAAAAAAATGAAAATCATTCGTGGTGGCGGGGCGTTTGTTGTTCCAGTCTTCCAGCAATACGCCAAATTTAGTTTAGCTAACTATAGTTTGGATGTCCGAACGAGCGGTGCTTATACTGAACAAGGGGTTCCAGTTTCCGTAGACGGTGTTGCTATTATTAAAGTAGGCTCAACGATGGAAGAAATCGCCACAGCTGCTGAACAATACTTAGGTAAAAAAACAGATGAATTTGAAGAAGAAGTTCAAGATGTGTTACGAGGGCATCTCCGTTCCATTCTTGGGTCCATGAGTGTGGAAGACATTAATAACAACAGAGAAAAGTTTAACCAAGAAGTGCAAGCTGTAGCTTCTCGAGATTTTAATAAAATGGGGCTTGAAATTAAGTCGTTTACATTGCAAGAAGTAACCGATGCTCAAGGGTATCTTGATGCACTTGGGAAACCGAGAATTGCAGAAATTAAGCGGAACGCTGCAGTGGCTGAAGCCGAGCGTAAGAAAGAAGCGAGAATTGAGAATGCCCGTGCAGAGCAGGAAGCTAAAGCTCAAGAGCTTATTAGGGATACGGAAATTGCTAATTCTGAAAAGGAAAAGCAATTGAAGATTGCCCAATATACGCGTGAGCAAGACCAAGCGCGAGCCGAAGCAGACCAGGCTTATGACTTACAAACGGCGAAATCAAAGCAACAAGTTACGCAAGAACAGATGCAAATCCAAATTATCGAACGAGATAAACAAATTGAGCTTGAAGAGCGTGAAATTATTCGTCGTGAAAAACAATATGATGCAGAAGTGCGGAAAAAAGCGGATGCGGATCGTTATGAACAAGAGCAGCGAGCCGAAGCAACGAAAGTGCAACAAATGCGAGCGGCTGAAGCGAGCCAATATCAAATTGAAGCCGAAGCAAAAGCCAATGCTGACGCAGAAAGATACCGAGGTGAAGCAGAAGCGACGGTTACCTTCAAAAAAGGTGAAGCAGAAGCGAGTGTTATCCTTAAAAAGGGTGAAGCAGAAGCCGAAGCAAAGAAAAAGCTGGCAGAAGCCTACAAATACTACGGCGAAGCAGCTAAACTCAGCATGATTCTTGATATGCTTCCAGCCTATGCAAAAGAAATCTCTGCTCCTCTTAGCGCAATTGATAAAGTTACCGTTGTGGATACAGGCGGTAGCGGCAAAAATGGCGGTCCAAGTGGTGCAGGGAAAATGTCATCCTATGTGACAGACTTAATGGCCACGCTACCGGAAAACCTGAAGGCAGCTTCAGGCATCGATGTCAATGAACTTCTAGAAAACATTACTGGAAAAGGCAATGTGAATCCGACAGATCATCATGTATCATCTGAAGCACCTGTGAAAGTTGATAGTCCTGTAGAAAATAACGAGAACTAA
- a CDS encoding PspA/IM30 family protein: MLWLNWLKRLFREDEEHPQTEDPLHMVDELLGDLTSELEDMKVSLNKQLAAEKRLKRRLDEAKVESWQREKDARSFLTEGDDDSARLALLKKEQADKHVQEIASLYATAQTHKNDIIQHINEQVTKYERLQQKKHDLQMKRNFPSSSTVNDIEETMIVNEASGETELSQRETDDENERVEKKLEELKHSIKNRN; this comes from the coding sequence ATGCTTTGGCTTAATTGGTTGAAACGTCTATTTCGAGAGGATGAAGAGCATCCGCAAACTGAGGATCCACTTCACATGGTAGATGAGCTCTTAGGGGATTTAACTAGCGAGCTCGAGGATATGAAAGTATCATTAAATAAACAACTAGCTGCTGAAAAACGTCTTAAGAGGCGACTTGATGAGGCTAAAGTGGAATCATGGCAGCGTGAAAAGGATGCCCGCAGTTTTTTAACGGAAGGAGATGACGACTCGGCTAGGCTGGCGCTCCTTAAAAAAGAGCAGGCTGATAAACATGTTCAGGAAATTGCCAGTTTATATGCAACAGCACAGACACATAAGAATGATATCATCCAGCATATCAATGAACAAGTGACTAAATATGAGCGTCTGCAGCAAAAAAAGCATGACTTACAAATGAAACGAAACTTTCCTTCCTCTTCCACCGTAAATGACATAGAAGAGACAATGATAGTGAATGAGGCGAGTGGAGAGACCGAGTTAAGTCAGCGAGAAACAGATGATGAAAATGAGCGTGTTGAAAAGAAATTGGAAGAATTAAAACATTCTATTAAGAACAGAAATTAG